CGTGGCCGCCACCGCGGTCACTCTCGCGTTCGCCCTCGCCTCGTGCGGAAGCGCGAAGCAGTCCACGGGATCGTCCTCGTCGGGCGGTGCCTCCGGCAGCGCCGGCGGGACGATCAAGATCGGGCTGCTCCTGCCCGAGACCAAGACCACCCGCTACGAGCAGTTCGACAAGCCGTTGATCGAGCAGAAGATCAAGGCCATCGCCCCGAACGCCCAGATCGACTACTACAACGCCAACCAGGACGCCACCACGCAGCAGACCCAGGTGGACACCGCGCTGACCAAGGGCAACCAGGTGCTGATCCTGGACGCGGTCGACGCCAAGTCGATCCAGTCCTCGGTGCAGAAGGCCCACGACGCGGGCGTCAAGGTGGTCGCGTACGACCGGCTGGCGCAGGGCCCGGTGGACGCCTACGTCTCCTTCGACAACCACAAGGTCGGCGAGCTGCAGGGCAAGGCCCTGGTCGACGCCGTCGGCGACAAGGCCTCGGCCGGCAAGATCATCATGATCAACGGCTCGCCGACCGACCCGAACGCCGCCGAGTTCAAGGCCGGCGCGCACAGCGCGATGGACGGCAAGCTCACCATCGGCAAGGAGTACGACACCCCGAACTGGGACCCGAACAACGCCAACCAGGAGGCCGCCGCCGCGATCACCGCGCTCGGCGCCCAGAACGTGGTCGGCGTCTACTCCGCCAACGACGGCATGGCGGCCGGTATCGCGACCGCACTCAAGGCCGCCAACCTCTCCGTCCCGCTGACCGGACAGGACGCCCAGCTCGACGCGGTGCAGCGGATCCTCGTCAACACCCAGACGATGTCGATCTACAAGCCGTACAAGCCGGAGGCCGAGGCGGCCGCGATCATGGCCGTCTCGCTCGCCCAGGGCAAGGGAGTGCCGAGCGCCTCCGCGACGGCGACGTCCACCAGCGGCAGCGGCCACACGGTGCCCTCGGTCCTGATCACCCCGGTCGTCCTGGTCAAGGACAACATCAAGAGCACCGTCGTCGCCGACGGCCTCTACACCGTCGCGCAGATCTGCACCCCGGACTACGCCGCGGCCTGCACGGCGGTCGGCCTGTCCTGACCGGCGCGCCCGGCCTGCGAGGGCCGGGCAGGAACCGCTCGCCGGTCGTGACGGTCGCCGCAATAGCCTCGGTGAACAAGGGAGTTGATAGTAGTGGCAGCTGAGCCCGTACTCGCGCTGCGCGGGGTCTCCAAACGGTTCGGCGCCGTGCAGGCGCTCACCGACGTCGAGCTGGAGGTGCGCCCGGGCGAGGTGGTCGCCCTGGTGGGGGACAACGGCGCGGGCAAGTCCACCCTGGTCAAGACGATCGCCGGGGTGAACCAGCCGGACGGCGGCGTCATCGAGTGGGAGGGCAGGCAGGTGGCCATCCACCGGCCGCAGGAGGCCCAGAGCCTCGGCATCGCGACCGTCTACCAGGACCTCGCCCTCTGCGACAACCTCGACGTGGTCGGCAACCTGTTCCTCGGCCGCGAGATGCGGCACTTCACCATCCTCGACGAGGTCGGCATGGAGAAGCGCTCCCGCGAGCTGCTGAGCACGCTGTCGATCCGCATCCCCAGCGTGCGGATCCCGATCGCCTCGCTCTCCGGTGGCCAGCGCCAGACCGTCGCGATCGCCCGTGCGCTGGTCGGCGACCCGAAGGTGGTCATCCTCGACGAGCCCACCGCGGCCCTCGGCGTCGAGCAGACCGCGCAGGTCCTCGACCTGGTCGAGCGGCTGCGCGACCGGGGGCTCGGCGTCATCCTGATCAGTCACAACATGGCCGACGTGATGGCCGTCGCGGACCGCGTCGCCGTGCTGCGCCTCGGCCGCAACAACGGCTTCTTCGACCGGCGCTACACCAACAAGGAAGAGATCATCTCCGCCATCACCGGCGCCACGGACAATGCCGTGACCCGCCGTCAGGCGCGCGGCACGGAGGGTCAAGAGTGAGCAGCGACAACACCCCCAACCCGGGCGACGACGGCGGTTTCCACCGCACTCCGCTGCCCGAGGACAACATGCCCAAGGGCGGGGTCAACGCGGACGTGCCGGTGGCGGCCGACGCGACCCCCGCGGTCGACCCCCGCCTGATCGTCCGGGAGGGGGGCGTGGCGGGCTACCTGGGCGAGTTCAGACGCCGGGTGGGCAGCGGCGAGCTCGGCTCGCTCCCCGTCGTACTGGCCCTGATCATCATCTGGGCCGTGTTCGGCAGTCTGAACAGCACGTTCCTCTCGGCGCAGAACCTCTCCAACCTCTCCCAGCAGATCGTCGGAACCGGCATGATCGCCATCGGCGTCGTGTTCGTCCTGCTGCTCGGCGAGATCGACCTCTCGGTCGGCTCGGTCAGCGGACTCTGCGCCGCCATCTTCGCGGTCATGAACGTCACCCACGGCGTCAACCAGTGGGTCGCCCTGCTGTCGGCCCTCGCGGGCGGCGCGATCGTCGGCCTGATCCAGGGCCTGTTCTTCGCCAAGGTGGGCGTGCCCGCGTTCGTCGTCACCCTGGCCGGCAACCTGGCCTGGAACGGCCTGATGCTGCAGATCCTCGGATCCTCCGGCACCGTGAACCTCTCCGGCAAGGACATCGTCTCCCGGCTCTACACCACGATCTACAGCCAGACGGCCGCGGCCTACGTGGTCGCGGTGGCCGGCGTCCTGCTCTTCCTGGCCTCCAACCTGATCGACGCCAGACGCCGAAAGGCGGCCGGTGTGCCGTTCCGTCCGCCGGCCGACATCGCGCTGCGCACGGTCGCGCTGGCCGTCGTCGGCTTCGTGGTGGCCTACACGCTCAACCAGTACAAGGGCCTGCCGCTGGCGCTGCTGATCTTCCTGATCTTCATCGTGGTGCTGGACTTCGTGCTGCGCCGGACCACCTACGGACGGCAGATCTTCGCGCTCGGCGGCAACATCGAGGGCGCCCGCCGAGCCGGTATCAACGTGTCGTGGATCCGGATCTCGGTCTTCATGATCTGCTCCACCATGGCGGCCGTCGGCGGTCTCTTCCTGGCGGCCCAGATCCAGTCGGCCAGCCAGACCTCCGGCGGCGGAAACCTGCTGATGAACTGCATCGCCGCCGCCGTGATCGGCGGTACCAGCCTGTTCGGCGGGCGCGGTTCGACCTGGTCCGCCCTGCTCGGTGCGCTGGTGATCGGCTCGATCCAGTCGGGCATGAACATCATGGGTGTCAGCAACGCCATCCAGTTCATGATCACCGGCGCGGTGCTGCTCGCCGCCGTCGTGGTCGACTCGCTCTCCCGCCGCACCCAGAAGGCGGCCGGCCGCGCCTGACCCCGCCGGGGACAGGCGTTCGCGACGGCCTCGCGGGACAGCCACTCGGGGCCGGCGGTGACCACCGCCGGCCCCGAGGCACGCCACCGGCCGGGCTCAGTCGCCGAGCACGACCACCCGGCCGGTGCTGCGGCCGTCCGCCACCAGCTGCACCCCGGCCGCGGCCTCGGCCAGCGGCAGCCGGGCGCTCACCAGGGGACGGACGACGCCCTGTTCGGCGAGCTTGCCCAGCTCCTCGTGGGCTGCCCGGACGGCCCCCGGGTCACGGGTGTTGTAGAGGCCCCAGTGCAGCCCGAGGATCGAGTAGTTCTTCACCAGCGCGTGGTTGAGCGCGGGGGCGGGGATCGTCCCGGCGGCGAAGCCGACCACCACGATCCGGCCCTCGAAGGCGATGCACTTGGTCGAACCCGTGTAGGCGTCACCGCCGACCGGGTCGAAGACGACGTCGGCGCCGCGCCCGCCGGTGGCCGCCTTGACCGCGGCGACGAAGTCCTCCGCCGTCCGGTCGACCACCAGATCGGCGCCCAGCTCGCGGGCCACCGCGGCCTTGTCGGCGCCGCCGACGACGCCGATCACCGTCGCACCGGCCGCCTTGCCGAGCTGGACGGCCGCGCTGCCCACCCCGCCGGCGGCCGCGTGCACCAGCAGCGTCTCGCCCGGCCGCAGGGCGGCCCGGCGGTGCAGGGCGAACCAGGCCGTCTGGTAACCGATGTGCAGGGCGGCCGCCTCGGCGTCGTCCAGCGCGTCCGGAGCGCGGAACGTCGCCGCGGCGTCCAGCAGGGCGTACTCGGCGAAGGCCCCGCCGGGCAGCACGGGGTTGCCGATCACCCGGTCGCCGCCCGAGTGGAGCCTCACGCCCTCGCCCAGCGCCTCGACCACACCGCAGAGTTCGACGCCGGGCGTGAACGGCAGCGGAGGGCGGACCTGGTAGTGGCCGCGCACCATCAGCGCGTCCGGGAAGTTCACCGAGGCGGCGCGGACCCGGACCAGCACCTGGCCCGGTCCCGGTTCGGGCCGCTCCAGCCCCTCGCGCAGCCGCATCACCTCGCGCGGCTCGCCCAGCTCCTCGACCTGCCAGGCCCTCATAGCGCCCCGCCCTTCTCCAGTCCGCGCTGCAGCTTGTTCATGCCGGCTATCCAGCGGTCCGGGTCGGTGGCCCGGACGGCGTAGTAGTCGGCGACCTCGGGGTGCGGAAGGATCAGGAACCGCTCCTCGCGCAGCCCGGTGAGCACCGCCTCGGCGACATCCTCGGCCTCGATGGCGGTCGGGGCGAGCAGCATCTCGCCCATCGCGCCGCTGGAGGTGAGCATGTCGGTGCGCACCCCCTGCGGGCAGACCGCGTGCACCCGCAGGCCGCGGTGCCGGTAGGTGGCCGAGAGCCACTCGGCGAAGGCGAGCGCGCCGTGCTTGGAGACGGCGTACGGGGCGGAGCCGAGGCTGGTGAGCAGCCCGGCCGCGGAGACGGTGGCGACGAAGCGCCCGCCGCCGCGCTCCAGCCAGCGCGGGAGCAGCAGGTCGGCGGCCCGGACGTGGGCCAGCACGTTGACCTCCCAGGCCAGCGCCCAGGCGGCGGCCGGCGCGTCGGAGCCGCCGGCCGGAGCCACCCCGGCGTTGGCGCACCAGACGTCGATCTCGCCCAGCGCGTCGCGGGCCCGCCCGACCAGCGCGGCCAGGCCCTCCACGCCCGCCGCGTCACCTGGCACCGCCGTACCGCCGCACTGCTCGGCGACGGCCTTCGCGGCGTCGGCGTCCAGGTCGTTGACCACCACACGGGCGCCCGCCTCGGCGAACGCGCGGGCCAGGGCCGCGCCGATGCCCCGGCCCGCGCCGGTGACGACGACGCCCTGTCCGGCTACACCCTGTCCGGCTACACCCTGTCCGGCGACGCCCTGTCCGAGGGGGGCCCGTCCTTCGGGGCCGGGGCCGGGGCCGGGGCGGTCGGCGCCGTCGCCGGGGCTCACAGGCCGCCGCCGAGGGTCACGCCGCCGTCGACCACCAGCGTCTGCCCGGTGATCCAGGCCGCGTCGGGGGAGAGCAGGAAGGCCACCGCGCCCGCGATGTCCTCCGGAACGCCGAGCCGGCCGAGCGGGTACGCGGCGGCGACCTTCTCCTCGCGGCCCTCGTACAGCGCCTCCGCGAACTTCGTCTTGACCACGGCGGGGGCGACGGCGTTGACCCGGATGCCGGGGCCGAGGTCGGCTGCCAGCTCCATGGTCAGCCGGATCAGCGCGGCCTTGCTCACGCCGTACATGCCGATTCCCTCGGACGCCCGGATGCCGGCGATCGAGGCGATGTTGACCACCGAGCCGCCGTGCTCGCCCATCCACGCGGCGTGCGCGCGGCGGGTCCAGGCCAGCGGGGCGAGGACGTTCACCGCGAGGATCTTCGCGGCGACGGCGTCGTCGGTGGTGAGCACCGGGCCGTAGGCCGGGTTGATGCCGGTGTTGTTGACCAGGTGGTCGAGCCGGCCGAACGCCTCGACGGTTCGGCTCACCGCCTCCTCCTGGTGGGCGGCGTCGTCCGCCTTGCCCGCCACCCCGATGGCGACCTCGGGGCCGCCCAGCTCCCGGACGGCGTCGGCCAGCGCGTCGGCGCCCCGGGCGGTGACGCAGACCTTGGCACCACGGGCGACGAGCTCCCGTGCGATGCCGAGTCCGATGCCGCGGCTGGCTCCGGTGACGACGGCCACCTGGCCCTTGAACGAGTGCACCACTGAGGGTCCTTTCGCGTCCGGCGGGCCGGGGGAGTACGGCGTCCGCCGGCTCGTGCGTTCGAGCAGACTGTGTGACTAAGCGCTTGCTTAGCATGCTGTCGGTGCGAGACGCTGTCAACAGCCCTGGTGACGTCCGGGCGCCCGGACGCCCGTACGACCCCTCTGCGAGGATGGCGCCATGACCAGCACGCCGATCGCCGACCTCTGGACCACGCTGCCCGGCGGTGCCAACGCCCGCCCCGAGGCCGCGTACCGGCTGCTGGAGGCCGCCGTGGAGGCGTTCGCCGAACGGGGTTTCCACGCCACCACGACCCGTGACATCGCCACCGCCGCCGGGATGAGCCCGGCCGCGCTCTACATCCACTATCCGTCCAAGGCGGCTCTGCTCGCCGAGATCAGCCGGGCCGGCCACGCCGCGGCCCTGGCCCGGGTCCGGATGGCCGCGGCCACCGAGGGCGATCCGGTCGTCCGGATGCGGCGGCTGGCCGAGGACTTCACCCGCTGGCACGCCCAGGCCAGTACGGTCGGCCGGGTGGTCAACTACGAGCTGCACGCTCTGCCGGCGGAGGACTACGCGGTGGTCGCGGGCCTGCGGCTGGACATCGAGCGGACGGTGAGCGAGGTCATCACCGAGGGGCTGGCGGCCGGGCTCTTCGAGGTCGCCGAGGTGAAGACGGCCGCGCGCGCCGTGACCTCCCTGGGGATCGACGTGTCGCGCTGGTACACCGAACGCAGCAGCGAGACGCCGCAGGAACTGGGCCGTCGCTACGGCGAGTTGGTACTGCGGATGCTGGGCGCGCGGATCTGAGCGCGACGGCGGCACGGCGGGGTCGGACACTCCTCCCGCCGTGCCGTCGTGCCGGGCCGTCCCGACCTCGTCGCCGGTGCGACGGCCGGCCGCGCCCGCAGGGCCGGTCAGCCCTTGGCGAGCGCCTGGAGGCGGTCGTAGGCGCCGTTGAAGTAGTTCTGGTCACCCGGCAGGGTGCCGGAGTCGGCGTACTGCCAGATGGTCTGGTAGCTCCAGCCCGCCGGCAGGGTGCCGACGGCACTCGCGTAGCGGGCTATCCAGAGCGGGTTGGTGGCGCCGAAGCCCGAGTTGTTGCCGGTGCAGGTGGTCCACCAGTCGGTGGTGGTGTAGATGGTCGGGTAACGGCCGGTCTTCGTGTGCACGGTGTTGCTGAAGTCCCGTATCCAGGCGACCATCGCCGACTGGCTCAGGCCGTAGCAGCTCGCGCCGTAGGGGTTGTACTCGATGTCCAGCGCGGGCGGCAGGGTCTTTCCGTCCGCCGACCAGCCGCCGCCGTGGCCGACGAACCAGTTCGCCTGGGCGGCGCCGCTCGACGAGTTCGGCAGTGCGAAGTGATAGGCGCCCCTGATCAGGCCGGCGCCGTAGGAGCCGTTGTACTGCTGGGAGAAGCTCGGGTTGGTGTACGTGGTGCCCTCGGTCGCCTTGACGTACGCGAACCTGGCGCCGTTCGCCGCGGCCGAGCTCCAGTTCACGCTGCCCTGGTAGCTGGAGACGTCCATTCCCTTGGTCTGGGTGGCCAGTGACTGGACGGTGGCCGTGGAGGATCTTCCTTCGTGGGCGGCCACGGTCGACCCCGCGAAGTCCAGCTCGGGGTGGAGGACGGGAGCGGGCCGGGCCGCCTGCGCCGGGGCGGCCGCACCGGCGAGCAGGGCGGTGGCCGCGAGGGCGGCGGCGGCCAGGCGCGACAGCCGGCGGACGGGGGTGGCAGTCGCGGCCGGGAGGGCCGTGGACGGGATGCTGACGGTGCGGGCGGAGCGGGAAGTGCTGTGCATGAACACTCCTCTGGTCCTGGGCATGGTCGTGTGCGGACCGCGCGGTTTTCGCGTGATCCGCACACGAGAGTAGCCATGTCCCCGCCAGGATGGCGGGGTATTGGTGAACCAGAGGGACCGATCGTCACTTCCGTTCGTGCCCAAGGGAGTTGTCCGAGACGGCGCGCGGTCTACGCGGGTGGTCTACGCGGGTGGTCTACGGGCGTAGGCCGTCGTCCCGTCCGCCACCCCGGCGGCCGCCCGCCGAAGCCCCGGCCCACCGGATCGCGGCGGCCCCGCTCACCCGTTGGCGATCGCCTGCACGCGGTCGTAGGCGCCGTTGAAGTAGTCCTGGTCACCCGGCAGGGAACCCGAGTCCGCGTACTGCCAGATGGTCTGGAAGCCCCAGCCCGCCGGCAGGGCTCCGACCGCGCTCGCGTAGCGGGCCACCCAGAGCGGGTTGGTGGCGCCGAAGCCGGAGTCGTTACCGGTGCAGCTGCTCCACCAGGCGGTGGTGGTGTAGATCATCGGGTAGCGGCCGGTCCGGCTGTGCACGGTGTCGCTGAACTCCCTGATCCAGCCGACCATCGCGGACTGGCTCAGGCCGTAGCAGCTCGCGCCGTAGGGGTTGTACTCGATGTCCAGCGCGGGTGGCAGGGTCAGCCCGTCCGGGGTCCAGCCGCCGCCGTGATCGACGAACCAGTTCGCCTGGGCCGCGCCGCCGGAGGTGTTCGGCAGGGCGAAATGGTACGCACCGCGGATCACTCCCGCCGCGAAGGATCCGCCGCTCTGCCCGTAGAAGTACGGGTTGGTGTAGGTGGTTCCCTCGGTGGCCTTGAGGTAGGCGAACCGGGCGCCGTTGGAGATCGCGGCGCCCCAGTCGACATTGCCCTGGAAGCCGGAGACGTCCATCCCCTGGGTCTGGGTGGCACGCGAGCGCGGGCCGGCCAGACCGTGCCGCCCCTCGTGGACGGCGACCGTCGAGCCCGCGTAGTCCAGCTCGGGGTGGAGCACGATCGGCAGCGGCCGGGTGTTCTGCGCGTACGCCGGGACGGCGGCGGCTCCGGTCAGCAGGGCGGAGGCCGTCAGCGCGGCGGCGGCCGGGCGGGCTAAGCGCCGCAGACCACCGGGACGGGTGCGGGCGGAACGGGTGCTGCCGGGCGAGGTGCGGACGGGCGAGGTGCGGACGGGAGAGGTGACGGCGGGCCGGTCGGCGGTGGGAGGGCCGGCGGCCTGGTGGGCGGCGTCCGGACGGGCTGTACGGGGTGGTCTGCTGGGCACGGGCAACTCCTCGGTACGGGGCGCGCGGGATCGGCGCGGCCGCTCGGAAGGGGCTGGACAGGTACCCGTCGGCGGTCGGCGGTACCCACCGACCCACCTGAACGGCTGGGATGTACGCCCGCCCGGCGCAGTGGCCCCCGGGGCGGCGACGGCCGCGGCGAGCGGGCGCGGCGGGGCGGGCCCGGCTGCGGCGACGGCTGCGGCGAAGGGGTCGGTCGGGCCGCTCGGCCGGGGGCGAACATCCAGGTCACAAGCCCTGCATCCGATGCGCGTCCGGGCCTGTGGCACCATGCCGGGAGGCCGGTGCCCGTGCCGGCCGCTGCGTACGACGAGAGGACCGAGCACCGTGGCGCCCGAGCAGTCCGAGGACCGAACCACCTTCCGCGCGGCCACCACGGCCGACGTGCCGGCCCTGGTCGAGCTGGTCGAGTCCGCCTACCGGGGCGAGGCCAGCCGGGCCGGATGGACCACCGAGGCCGATCTGCTCGACGGTCGGCGCACCGACGCGGACGGCGTGGCCGAGGTCATCGCCCGGACCGACGGCCTGCTGCTGGTGGCCGAACTGGCCGGTGAGATCCTCGCCTGCTGCCAACTGGAACACCGTGGCGATCGCGCGTACTTCGGGATGTTCTCGGTCCGCCCGGGCCGGCAGGGCGGCGGGATCGGCCGGACGGTGCTCGCGGAGGCCGAACGCCTCGCCCGGGAGGAGTGGGGCGTCGGGGCGCTGGAGATGACGGTGATCGAGCAGCGGACCGAGCTGATCGAGTGGTACGAGCGCCGCGGCTTCAGCCGGACCGGCATCTACTCGCCGTTCCCCTACGGTGACGAGCGCTTCGGCATCCCGCGCCGCCCCGACCTGCGCTTCGAGACGCTCACCAAGACGCTCTGAGCCGTCGGCCCGCCCGCGGAGCCCGCTCCCCCCGGCGCCGCCTCTGCCGTCCGTCCGCGGCGGCGCCGGTACGGCCCGTCCGTACTGCCGCCCGCGCTCAGCCCCCGTAGAGGCCGCGGCACAGCCCGGCCTGCGCCGAGCCGGCCGACCACCGGCCCAGCTGCTCCGCCTGTGCGCAGAGCGCGGCGGCCCCCGGCGCCGCGCCCCCTCCGGCGGGCGCCCGGCCGGGGGCCTGTCCGGCCGGGGGCACGGGTGCCGGGGCCGGTTTGGGGGCCGGCCTCCGCGGAGCGGGCCGGTGCTCCGTCCGCCCGGTGTCCTCGTCGGCGTCCTCGGCAGCCGGAGCGGCGGTGGGCGGTTCGGCCTCCGGCTCGGCGGTCGCGGCGGGTGCCGGCGGCGGAGCGGGAGCCGTCGGGGAGGCCGGCACTGACGTACTCAGCCAGGGCGGCGGCGGAACCGGGGGCAGGCCGGACGCGGCGGGCAGAGGCACCGGCCCGGGCGCGCTGCCCGCCGGGGCGCCGTCGCCGCCCGGTGCGCACATCGCCAGCACGGCGGCCGTCACGACCAGCACGCCGCCCCCGGAGAGCGCCGCCGCCCAGCGCCGCCGCCGGCCCGCCGCCCGTGGCGCGGCCGCGATCGCGGGCCCGGGGGCCTCGGTGGGCCACGGCTGGGGCCGCGCCCACCCGGCCCGCTGGTCCGTCGGGTCCTCCTGCTCGCGCCCGTCCTGCCACTGCTCGCTCATCGCCTCACCCTCCGTTCGGGCCACGCGGCCCGTCGCGGTGTCCAACGAGCGCGGAGCGCCCGGGACATGACCGGCAGCGGGGCGGCCGGGCCGGCGCGGGTCAGGACGACCGTGGCGGGGGATCCGGTCCGCCCCGCCGACGCGCCGTCACGGAGCGGAGACCGGACGTGCACGGCGCACAGGCCCTCGCCGTCGGCTGTTGCGTGGGAGGTGGCGCACTGTCACACTCCGCGTGGCGTGCCGCCGGTGCGCTTCGGCAGTCTTCTGCAGTCGTCTGCAGTCGGAGAACGGGGACAGCACCATGAGGATCGTCAGACCCGGGCCCGTGTCGGGCCGTACCTGGACGCCGGTCAGCGCGGTCAACGGAGGTCTGGCGTTCGCGCTGGAACTCGGGTTGCTGGCGGCGCTGTGCTACTGGGGAGCGCGGACCGGTGGCAGCACGGCCGTCAGGGTGCTGCTCGCGGTCGGTGCCCCGGCCGCCGCGGCGATCGTCTGGGGCCTCTTCCTCGCCGCCGGCGGTCCGAAGTTCCCGCTGCCGCTGGCGGCCGAGATCCTGCTGAAACTGGTGGTCCTCGGCACCGGGGCGCTCGCCCTGTACACAACCGGGCACCCGCTCCTCGGCCTGGCCTTCGGCGGGCTCGCGCTGCTCAGCGTCGTGGTGGAGTACACCGCCTTCTGATCCTCGGCGCCGTCCGGTTCTCCGCGCCTTTCGATCCTCGGCGCGCCTCGGGCGGCCGGAGAGCATCCGGAGGGCCGCCGGCTCGTCCGGCGGGCCGCGGCGGCCCCCGGGCGGTGGCGTCCGCCGTCCGAGCGGTGCTGCGCCGGCCGTGGGCCCCGATGCGGCCCCTCCCCGCCCGTCCCGGGGTCGGGAGAGGCCGCCCGCCCAGACCCTCTCACCCCCGGCCCCCCGGTGCCGAACGGCGACCGATCCGTGGACACCTGTCGGGCCCGGCACGGGAGGAACCTCGACGACCTGCCCGGACCGGAGGGTCGGGGAGCACCTCGGGCTCCGACGGCGCGGGGGCGATACGGGTCGCGGCCGGGCGCCCCGACCCCGGGGGCCGGGCGCCCCGACCCCGGGTGGCGCCCTGACCACGTGGGGGCGCGTGCGGTGAGCCGTGGGCGGGGGAGGGCGGCCCGGCCGAGTCTGCTCAGGGCAGCAGCTTCTCCATGGCGATGGTTCCCTCGGCGGCCAGCTTGCGCTCCGCCCAGGCGAGGGTCTCCGGGGTGAGGTCACGCCCCGAGGCCAGCACGAGGTCCTCGGCCGTGACCTCGCCCTCGGCGCCGGTGTGCAGAAGTGCGTCGGGCGTGATGCCCTCGTAGGGCGGATTCGAGCCGGACTGAGTGTTCATGGCGCCTCCAGGGTTGGCCGTCAGCGGCCGAGTGCGTCGGCGAGCTGGTAGTTGTACAGCGTGGAACGGTTCTCGATGTCCCGGGCCTGCGGGCTTTCGCGTCTGCGGTTCGTCGCGTCCGCGGTTCGCCGCGGAGCCCGTCCCGGGGCGGTGCCCGGTGGGGTGCTGCGGGTGTGCTGCCCACCGTGCCACCGGAGAGGACCTCGCGCGCGCGGAGCGACCGTCGGTGGTCCCGGACCGGCCGCGGCGGCCGACCCCGCTTCGCGCCGTCCTCGCCCGCGACTGCATCGGATCCCGTCTCTCGGGCTGCAGTCGTGTGGCAAGGCGACCTCCTCGTTCTGCTAGTACGACCCTAGGGGCGCCCCGGCCCGGGCGCAGCCCGGCCGCGCCCGGGCGGCGGTCGCCCACGGTCCCCACGGGCACGGCCGTACGCGGGTGGGCCGGCGCCGACGGGTGCGCGATCGGCTCCGCCGGCTGCCGTGAGCCGTTCGAGGGCCGCGCTGTCGTGAGCCGTCCGAGGGCCGCCGGTGGCGCGCCGAGGCGGATACCCGGGCGCCCCGGTCAGGAGGTCTTCGACCTCGGCTGCGTCGCCGGGATCCGCTGAGTGAAGAAGAGCGAGAGCAGGGCCACGAGGGCGAGGACGGCGAGAGCGGCCCGCAGTCCGTCGAGCCTGGCCTCGGCGTTGTCGTCGAGCACCGTCTGCGCCGTCTCCGGCGCGACCCCGTTGTCGGTGAGGGCGGATTCGAGCTGGGCGTCCGAGAGGAAGGGAACTCCGCCGGCGAGCTCGACGCTCGCCCGGCTCTTGACCTCGGTCGGGATCGCCGGATTCTGGTCGACGGCGGCCAGGAAGGACGTGCTCAGCGCGGCGATCAGAATCGAGCCGGCCAGCGCCGTCCCGATCGAGGCGCCCAGGTTGGTGACGGTGTTCTGGACCCCGCCGACCTCCGCGCTCTCCTCGTCCGGCACCGCCGACACGGTCACGGACCCCAGCTGGGAGGCGAGCGCTCCCATGCCGAGACCGATCAGCAGAAGCGGGACGGTGACGATCTCGGCGCCCGCGTCCGAGTCCAGGGCGGCCAGCAGGACGATCGCGCCGAGCAGCATCGAGAAGATGCCGAGGCGGACCACCCTGCGGGGTGAGACGTCCGGCCACAGCCGGGGGATCCCGATGGCCGCCGCGAGCAGGGTCAGGGAGAGCGGCAGGATCCGGGCACCCGTCGTGAGCGCCGACAGGCCCAGGGCCACCGACAGGTAGAGCGGGACGACGAAGAAGACGCCCATCTGGACGAGGTACTGGAAGAAGAACATCGTCAGACCGCCGGTGAGCTGACGGTTCCTGAGCAGAGCGGGAGCGACCAGCGGCGCCCTGCCCCGCCGGACCATGCGCTCCTCCCAGCGGAAGAAGAGCCAGATCAGCAACATGCCGGCCAGCATGAGCCAGACGACCAGGGAGATCCCCAGCCAGGACGGTGCACCCGGCTTGGGCTGGAACCACCCCCATGCCCCGGAGCGCAGCACCCCGAGCACGAAAACGCCGATACCCAGCGCGGAGAGGACGGCGCCGGCCACGTCGATGGGCTGGGCGGCTTCGGCGGGCGCGTCCGCCACCTTGCGCGCGAGGACGAGGATGACCAGCACCAGGACGACCTCGCCGGCGAAGACCCAGCGCCAGGAGAAGTACGTCGTGGCCAGACCACCGATGAGTGGCCCGAGCGCGATGGCCACGGCGCCGGCGGCGGTGACGAGACCGTAGGCGGCCGGCCGCT
The sequence above is drawn from the Kitasatospora sp. NBC_00315 genome and encodes:
- a CDS encoding YrdB family protein, which codes for MRIVRPGPVSGRTWTPVSAVNGGLAFALELGLLAALCYWGARTGGSTAVRVLLAVGAPAAAAIVWGLFLAAGGPKFPLPLAAEILLKLVVLGTGALALYTTGHPLLGLAFGGLALLSVVVEYTAF
- a CDS encoding MFS transporter, with product MTANAATGRAGAARTVLLTLASGQFLMTLDSSVMNVSIATVADDLGTTVTGLQGAITAYTLVMAMLMIVGGKTGALIGRRRAFMIGCVIYGAGSLTTALSPNLTVLLIGWSFLEGVGAALILPAIVSLVASNFGVEKRPAAYGLVTAAGAVAIALGPLIGGLATTYFSWRWVFAGEVVLVLVILVLARKVADAPAEAAQPIDVAGAVLSALGIGVFVLGVLRSGAWGWFQPKPGAPSWLGISLVVWLMLAGMLLIWLFFRWEERMVRRGRAPLVAPALLRNRQLTGGLTMFFFQYLVQMGVFFVVPLYLSVALGLSALTTGARILPLSLTLLAAAIGIPRLWPDVSPRRVVRLGIFSMLLGAIVLLAALDSDAGAEIVTVPLLLIGLGMGALASQLGSVTVSAVPDEESAEVGGVQNTVTNLGASIGTALAGSILIAALSTSFLAAVDQNPAIPTEVKSRASVELAGGVPFLSDAQLESALTDNGVAPETAQTVLDDNAEARLDGLRAALAVLALVALLSLFFTQRIPATQPRSKTS
- a CDS encoding TetR/AcrR family transcriptional regulator, with the translated sequence MTSTPIADLWTTLPGGANARPEAAYRLLEAAVEAFAERGFHATTTRDIATAAGMSPAALYIHYPSKAALLAEISRAGHAAALARVRMAAATEGDPVVRMRRLAEDFTRWHAQASTVGRVVNYELHALPAEDYAVVAGLRLDIERTVSEVITEGLAAGLFEVAEVKTAARAVTSLGIDVSRWYTERSSETPQELGRRYGELVLRMLGARI
- a CDS encoding GNAT family N-acetyltransferase — encoded protein: MAPEQSEDRTTFRAATTADVPALVELVESAYRGEASRAGWTTEADLLDGRRTDADGVAEVIARTDGLLLVAELAGEILACCQLEHRGDRAYFGMFSVRPGRQGGGIGRTVLAEAERLAREEWGVGALEMTVIEQRTELIEWYERRGFSRTGIYSPFPYGDERFGIPRRPDLRFETLTKTL
- a CDS encoding lysozyme; this encodes MRRLARPAAAALTASALLTGAAAVPAYAQNTRPLPIVLHPELDYAGSTVAVHEGRHGLAGPRSRATQTQGMDVSGFQGNVDWGAAISNGARFAYLKATEGTTYTNPYFYGQSGGSFAAGVIRGAYHFALPNTSGGAAQANWFVDHGGGWTPDGLTLPPALDIEYNPYGASCYGLSQSAMVGWIREFSDTVHSRTGRYPMIYTTTAWWSSCTGNDSGFGATNPLWVARYASAVGALPAGWGFQTIWQYADSGSLPGDQDYFNGAYDRVQAIANG
- a CDS encoding lysozyme gives rise to the protein MHSTSRSARTVSIPSTALPAATATPVRRLSRLAAAALAATALLAGAAAPAQAARPAPVLHPELDFAGSTVAAHEGRSSTATVQSLATQTKGMDVSSYQGSVNWSSAAANGARFAYVKATEGTTYTNPSFSQQYNGSYGAGLIRGAYHFALPNSSSGAAQANWFVGHGGGWSADGKTLPPALDIEYNPYGASCYGLSQSAMVAWIRDFSNTVHTKTGRYPTIYTTTDWWTTCTGNNSGFGATNPLWIARYASAVGTLPAGWSYQTIWQYADSGTLPGDQNYFNGAYDRLQALAKG